Genomic DNA from candidate division WOR-3 bacterium:
CGGCCGACGTAGCGTTGAGTAAGGAGGCAGGAAGGAAATGGAACTATTGCTGACCGGATTGCTGACAGTAGGACAGGTTGGTGTGGCGGACACAATGCCGGCACCGGTAGTGCTGCCGACCGCGGCACGCATTGTTCGGGTTCAGGATACGCCGAATGACCGCGGGGGTAGTATCACTCTTCAATGGCAGCCGGGGGAAGGGCCCAGGCCTGAGGTGTGGCTGATCGAGCGGACAGCGAGTACCGGTGAGACAGAACTGTTGGGTTCAGTCCCGTGTGAGGAGACTGGGTATCAGGACGAGACAGCCAGGAACTATGTTCCGTACACGTATCGCGTCGCCGCCGTGGCGGGGTGCGACACGGTATGGTCAGAACCGTCCGTCGCAGTGAAGGCGTCGCCCCAGTTCTTCAATACCAGTCGGGTGAACATCCTTATCGGCATGATTCTCTTCTTCGTGCTTGTTGTCTATTTCATCGAGCATGCGAAGCGTGGTAGGACACTGTTCATCCGCCGCATCGCGGGGCTGGATGCGGTCGAGGAGGCGGTCGGCCGTGCGACCGAAATGGGCAAGCCGATTGTGTATGTGCCCGGGCTGGCCGATGTTTCCCAGATTGCGACTATTGCTTCGATCAACATCCTGGGTGAGGTAGCGAAGAAGATTGCCCAGTATGACTCCACTCTGCTTGTGCCGAACCGCGACCCGATTGTTTACACGGTGGCGCGCGAGGTGGTGAAGGAAGCCTACACAAAGGCTGGCCGGCCAGATGCCTTCAAACCGGACAGCGTCTTCTTTGTTACCTCGGAACAGTTTGCGTACGCTGCCGCAGTAGACGGACTGATGGTGCGTGAGAAGCCGGCGACGAACTTCTTTCTCGGCACATTCTGGGCCGAGTCGCTGATTCTTGCCGAAACCGGCGCGACAACCGGGGCAATCCAGATTGCCGGAACCGACTCGGTGTTCCAGTTACCGTTCTTCATCACCGCCTGCGACTACACGCTCATCGGCGAGGAGCTTTACGCGGCCTCGGCCTACCTGTCGCGTGAGCCACTCCTTGTCGGTTCACTCAAGGGCCAGGACATTGGCAAAATGGTCATCCTTGCCGTCATCGTGCTCGGCTCGGTGCTGATGCTGCTGTCGAAGATTCCGGTGCTGAGTTTCTTCGGTCGGATTACCGGCTTCTTCGAGACGAGTTAGGAGGCGGGCGATGAGGGTGAGAATTGCAGATATGAGGCTACTGTCGGCAGACCGCAGAGTCGAGAGCAGTATCGGTAGCAGAGGAGGGCAGTGGTGAAACGCAACATACCGCTAATAATCTGCCTTGTGATGGGTGTAATGATGATGGTGCAGTTCTTCGTTCCCCATCCAGTTTCAGTCGCAGTGTACGAGCTCTCAACCAAGTGGATTCGCATTGTCGCTGCATTCGCACTGGTGCTTGGCGTCGGCAGTCTTATCATGTATCACACTGACCGCCTGCGTCGGCGTCGAACCGGGTGGCCCTATTCGATTGTAACGCTCGTAGCAGTCGCCGTAACCACGGTCATCGGTCTGGGCTGGGGTGTGCGGCCAGGTTCGCCTTTGCAGAATGTTCTCTTCCAGAACTTCCTGGTGCCTTTGAACGCTTCGATGTTTGCCATCCTTGCGTTCTACATGGCCTCGGCCGCATACCGCGCTTTCAGGGCACGGACCAAGGAAGCTGCCCTGCTTCTAGTTGCCGCATTTGTGGTGATGCTCGGCATGGTACCGGTCGGCCGGGCACTGTGGGGCAAGCTGCCTGAAATCGCTGAGTGGGTGCTGTCCGTGCCAAATATGGCGGCAAAGCGCGGGATTCTGTTCGGAGTTGCGCTCGGTGCAATTGCCACTTCGCTCAAGGTGATACTCGGAATTGAGCGTGGGTGGCTGGGAGGAGGCAAGTCGTGAAGCTCTTCCAATACCTTCTTCGCATTGACCGCAAGATAATATTCGTTGCGATGGCGGTGCTGGTGATGTTT
This window encodes:
- a CDS encoding fibronectin type III domain-containing protein, with amino-acid sequence MELLLTGLLTVGQVGVADTMPAPVVLPTAARIVRVQDTPNDRGGSITLQWQPGEGPRPEVWLIERTASTGETELLGSVPCEETGYQDETARNYVPYTYRVAAVAGCDTVWSEPSVAVKASPQFFNTSRVNILIGMILFFVLVVYFIEHAKRGRTLFIRRIAGLDAVEEAVGRATEMGKPIVYVPGLADVSQIATIASINILGEVAKKIAQYDSTLLVPNRDPIVYTVAREVVKEAYTKAGRPDAFKPDSVFFVTSEQFAYAAAVDGLMVREKPATNFFLGTFWAESLILAETGATTGAIQIAGTDSVFQLPFFITACDYTLIGEELYAASAYLSREPLLVGSLKGQDIGKMVILAVIVLGSVLMLLSKIPVLSFFGRITGFFETS